The following proteins are encoded in a genomic region of Reichenbachiella sp.:
- a CDS encoding DJ-1/PfpI family protein, with protein MIKSIAFWCLLICTSCTIRVDSESATDRYENIKEGRYNVAFLIMDGTFNTELTAPYDIFHHTIFRDSIKPMNVFMVANTLDPITTFEGIKLLPDFNYLVDSLPPIDILVVPSAEGHLDKDLRDTLMLNFVKSTAQSAQFVTSHCDGAFVLAEAGLLQDIESTTFPGDINTYRERYPSQVIHDSVLFVHDGKFITSAGGAKSFEAALYLCEFLYGKNVADQLASGLVIDWDLSSISYIKVK; from the coding sequence GTGATTAAGTCTATTGCTTTTTGGTGTCTATTGATCTGTACTTCATGCACAATAAGGGTAGATTCTGAAAGCGCAACTGATCGATATGAAAATATAAAAGAAGGTCGCTACAATGTGGCCTTCTTAATTATGGACGGCACTTTCAATACTGAACTGACCGCTCCGTACGATATCTTTCACCATACCATATTCAGAGATAGCATCAAACCAATGAATGTCTTTATGGTAGCCAACACGCTTGATCCTATCACCACTTTTGAAGGGATTAAACTCTTACCAGATTTCAACTATCTAGTTGACAGCTTGCCTCCTATTGACATTCTGGTTGTGCCCAGTGCAGAAGGCCATTTGGACAAAGATCTACGAGACACGCTAATGCTAAATTTTGTAAAATCAACAGCACAATCAGCGCAGTTCGTTACTTCGCACTGCGATGGTGCTTTTGTACTGGCGGAAGCCGGACTGCTGCAAGATATTGAGTCGACAACCTTTCCTGGAGATATCAATACCTATCGCGAAAGGTACCCGAGTCAGGTCATCCACGATTCAGTTTTATTTGTTCATGATGGTAAATTTATCACCTCTGCTGGCGGAGCTAAGTCTTTTGAAGCTGCTCTTTACCTATGTGAATTCCTTTATGGGAAAAACGTAGCTGATCAATTGGCTTCAGGTTTAGTGATAGACTGGGATCTCTCTTCTATATCATATATTAAGGTGAAATAA